The following are from one region of the Phycisphaeraceae bacterium genome:
- a CDS encoding DUF2752 domain-containing protein, which yields MSNAAVTTRQRPPARTERDLSRLYAALIAGVCLAILLVGAGLTPSNAGHGTHEQLGLPACAFAQTLGRPCATCGMTTAVTHAANGNLARGAVVQPFGAGIALAAATGFWIALHVTLTGSRLWRLASPLLTTRPLLLLAALLLAAWVYKILVWNPS from the coding sequence GTGAGCAACGCGGCAGTCACCACCAGACAACGCCCTCCGGCGCGGACCGAGCGCGATCTCTCTCGCCTCTACGCGGCCCTCATCGCGGGCGTCTGCCTCGCGATCCTGCTCGTCGGGGCGGGCCTCACACCCAGCAACGCCGGCCACGGCACCCACGAACAGCTCGGCCTGCCCGCCTGCGCGTTCGCCCAGACCCTCGGACGCCCCTGCGCGACCTGCGGCATGACCACCGCCGTCACCCACGCCGCCAACGGGAACCTCGCCCGGGGCGCGGTCGTACAGCCCTTCGGCGCCGGCATCGCGCTCGCCGCGGCGACCGGGTTCTGGATAGCCCTCCACGTCACGCTCACCGGATCTCGCCTCTGGAGACTCGCGAGCCCGCTCCTGACCACCCGTCCACTTCTTCTCCTCGCCGCCTTGCTGCTGGCGGCATGGGTGTACAAGATCCTCGTGTGGAACCCCTCGTGA
- a CDS encoding DASS family sodium-coupled anion symporter — protein MPATNEVSQSNAGILPWVGRFGAPLLALVVYLLLGPAASAPEGADPALSEAGRRVASIGVLMAVLWMTEALPLSATSLLPLVFFPLAGVMTIDRAAAPYADKVIFLFMGGFMLALAMEKWNLHRRIALLTLLVVGTRPRALVAGFMVASATLSMWISNTATAVMMLPIGVTVITLAIERLKDAGKVRTSAAGLDASPDEGDSITDHARKFGIGNFATCLMLGIAYGASIGGIGTLIGTPPNVFLAAFLESTYNEPIGFGQWMLLGVPLVVVFLAITWLVLTYLVFPIKLKAIPGGRDLIRDELTKLGRISRGERIVFVVFVTTATLWVTRSFLLKWDWLVDALPALKYLTDEGIAMIAAISLFAIPVNAKKGVFALDWETAVKLPWGVLLLFGGGLSLAAAVKATGLDAYLGSQVGAIEGVPTILLIAIIVTLVIFLTELTSNTATAATFLPILGGVAVGLGIDPLLLCIPAAIAASCAFMMPVATPPNAIVYGSGHIRIGQMVKAGLVLNLIGIVLVTGVAYLASLVFNIPLERGESHRLPAATAASESPAP, from the coding sequence ATGCCCGCGACGAACGAAGTCTCCCAGAGCAACGCCGGGATCCTCCCCTGGGTCGGGCGCTTCGGCGCCCCGCTCCTCGCGCTCGTCGTCTACCTGCTCCTCGGGCCGGCCGCCAGCGCCCCCGAGGGCGCCGACCCGGCGCTCTCCGAAGCGGGACGGCGCGTCGCCTCCATCGGCGTCCTGATGGCCGTCCTCTGGATGACCGAGGCCCTCCCCCTCTCCGCCACCTCGCTCCTGCCCCTCGTCTTCTTCCCCCTCGCAGGCGTGATGACCATCGACCGCGCCGCCGCCCCCTACGCCGACAAGGTCATCTTCCTCTTCATGGGCGGGTTCATGCTCGCCCTCGCGATGGAGAAGTGGAACCTCCACCGGCGCATCGCCCTCCTCACGCTCCTGGTGGTCGGCACGCGCCCCCGCGCGCTCGTCGCCGGGTTCATGGTCGCCTCCGCGACCCTGAGCATGTGGATCAGCAACACCGCCACCGCCGTCATGATGCTGCCCATCGGAGTCACCGTCATCACCCTCGCCATCGAGCGCCTCAAGGACGCCGGCAAGGTCCGAACCTCCGCCGCCGGCCTCGACGCGTCCCCCGACGAGGGCGACTCCATCACCGACCACGCCCGCAAGTTCGGCATCGGCAACTTCGCTACCTGCCTCATGCTCGGCATCGCCTACGGCGCCAGCATCGGGGGCATCGGCACCCTCATCGGCACTCCCCCCAATGTCTTCCTCGCCGCCTTCCTCGAGTCCACCTACAACGAGCCCATCGGCTTCGGCCAGTGGATGCTCCTGGGCGTCCCCCTCGTCGTCGTCTTCCTCGCCATCACCTGGCTCGTCCTCACCTACCTCGTCTTCCCCATCAAACTCAAAGCGATCCCCGGCGGGCGCGACCTCATCCGCGACGAACTGACCAAACTCGGGCGCATCTCCCGCGGCGAGCGCATCGTCTTCGTCGTCTTCGTGACCACCGCCACCCTCTGGGTCACGCGATCATTCCTGCTCAAGTGGGACTGGCTCGTCGACGCGCTGCCCGCGCTGAAATACCTGACCGACGAGGGCATCGCGATGATCGCCGCGATCTCGCTCTTCGCGATCCCCGTCAACGCCAAGAAGGGCGTCTTCGCGCTCGACTGGGAGACCGCGGTGAAACTCCCCTGGGGCGTGCTGCTGCTCTTCGGGGGCGGGCTCTCGCTCGCCGCCGCCGTCAAGGCCACCGGGCTCGACGCCTACCTCGGCTCGCAGGTGGGCGCCATCGAGGGCGTGCCGACCATCCTGCTCATCGCGATCATCGTGACGCTGGTGATCTTCCTGACCGAACTCACGAGCAACACCGCGACCGCCGCGACCTTCCTGCCCATCCTCGGGGGCGTCGCGGTCGGGCTCGGCATCGACCCGCTGCTGCTGTGCATCCCCGCCGCCATCGCCGCGAGCTGCGCGTTCATGATGCCGGTGGCGACGCCCCCCAACGCGATCGTCTACGGCTCGGGCCACATCCGCATCGGCCAGATGGTGAAGGCGGGGCTCGTGCTCAACCTCATCGGCATCGTGCTCGTGACCGGCGTGGCGTATCTGGCGTCGCTGGTGTTCAACATCCCTCTGGAGCGGGGAGAGTCGCACCGCCTGCCGGCTGCAACAGCCGCTTCCGAGTCGCCCGCACCGTAG
- a CDS encoding NifU N-terminal domain-containing protein produces MPWKVVAFETTPNPNAIKCVLDRPIAAIPRSYRAPGDGADDEIAAALFAIEGVRNLLFLHDWVTVGKSPDAPWPAIKRAVKRELGRLE; encoded by the coding sequence ATGCCCTGGAAAGTCGTGGCGTTCGAGACGACGCCCAACCCCAACGCGATCAAGTGCGTGCTGGACCGGCCCATCGCCGCGATCCCCAGGTCGTACCGCGCGCCGGGCGACGGCGCAGACGACGAGATCGCCGCCGCGCTCTTCGCCATCGAGGGCGTGCGCAACCTGCTCTTCCTCCACGACTGGGTGACCGTCGGCAAGTCCCCCGACGCCCCCTGGCCCGCGATCAAACGCGCCGTGAAGCGCGAATTGGGGCGCCTCGAGTGA
- a CDS encoding A/G-specific adenine glycosylase, which yields MSDRAIARAVEKWFAAHRRDLPWRVEVKHDRGTRDPYYALVSEVMLQQTQAARVADRFERFIDRFPTVDALASAPEDAVLAEWTGLGYYRRARSLHAAARAIVETHAGRTPDDPASLQSLPGVGRYTAGAIASVCFGVRTPIVDANIVRVALRLEGKKFAPSDPRAVALSWDRAESLVRAASSPGAFNEGLMELGALVCTPRNPACLACPLKKHCRAFAESTQDEIPLRAARKPRPEVVHAAVVLTDGDSRFLVTRRPAKGLWANLWQAPTLESPTSPDAPALRDFLRDSLALPRKSVPPRSLARDGGFTRVTSSRTVHFEVWRARVPLPSPPPANALVATREALLAGDPPLAVPHRRIVLGEGA from the coding sequence GTGAGCGACCGAGCCATCGCCCGCGCCGTCGAGAAGTGGTTCGCCGCGCACCGGCGCGACCTGCCGTGGCGCGTCGAGGTCAAGCACGATCGGGGCACACGCGACCCCTACTACGCGCTCGTCAGCGAGGTCATGCTCCAGCAGACCCAGGCGGCGCGCGTCGCCGACCGTTTCGAGCGATTCATCGACCGCTTCCCCACCGTCGATGCCCTCGCGAGCGCCCCCGAAGACGCCGTCCTCGCCGAGTGGACCGGTCTTGGCTACTACAGGCGCGCGCGCAGCCTCCACGCCGCCGCCCGCGCGATCGTCGAAACCCACGCCGGGCGTACGCCGGACGACCCCGCCTCGCTCCAGTCGCTCCCGGGAGTCGGGCGCTACACCGCCGGCGCGATCGCCAGCGTGTGCTTCGGCGTGCGCACGCCCATCGTCGACGCCAACATCGTGCGCGTCGCGCTGCGCCTCGAGGGGAAGAAGTTCGCGCCGAGCGACCCGCGCGCCGTCGCGCTCTCGTGGGATCGCGCCGAATCGCTCGTCCGCGCCGCCTCCTCGCCCGGCGCGTTCAACGAGGGGCTGATGGAGCTGGGCGCGCTCGTCTGCACGCCTCGCAACCCCGCGTGTCTCGCGTGCCCGCTCAAGAAACACTGCCGCGCCTTCGCCGAGTCGACGCAGGACGAGATCCCCCTGCGCGCCGCGAGGAAACCCCGCCCCGAGGTCGTGCACGCCGCCGTCGTCCTGACCGACGGCGACTCGCGCTTCCTCGTCACGCGCCGCCCCGCGAAGGGGCTCTGGGCGAACCTCTGGCAGGCGCCCACGCTGGAGTCCCCCACCTCCCCCGACGCCCCCGCCCTCCGCGACTTCCTCCGCGACTCTCTCGCGCTGCCCCGCAAGTCCGTCCCGCCCCGCTCCCTCGCCCGCGACGGGGGTTTCACCCGCGTCACCAGCAGCCGCACAGTCCACTTTGAGGTCTGGCGCGCCCGCGTCCCGCTGCCCTCGCCTCCCCCAGCGAACGCCCTCGTCGCGACCCGCGAGGCCCTCCTCGCCGGAGACCCACCCCTCGCCGTCCCCCACCGGCGCATCGTCCTGGGCGAGGGCGCGTAA
- the cdaA gene encoding diadenylate cyclase CdaA has protein sequence MAVLEWLYQLWSRVQGYPLWQVALELLIIGAVVYFIWSFVRGTRAAGALRALIILVVLATVLVRVATRDETFPRLALLYSQFLSFSAIALVVIFAPELRRALMRIGELPAARSLFGVVQSQKDVDEVIGAITASAKLLSKSKFGAIMAIERQTGLRDFIEGGKRLDADISQELLLSIFWPNNPLHDMGVVVRGKKIIAAGVQFPLAEPNEIADPNLGTRHRAAVGLSRVSDALIVVVSEETGAISLAESGRLKRWLSVEALDEELRRGLKRMMQPPEGVELDYGEETPPDAPTIIESRSESADAGKPAQGGR, from the coding sequence GTGGCCGTCCTCGAATGGTTGTATCAACTCTGGAGTCGCGTGCAGGGCTACCCGCTCTGGCAGGTCGCGCTGGAGTTGCTGATCATCGGGGCGGTCGTGTACTTTATCTGGTCGTTCGTTCGCGGGACGAGGGCGGCGGGGGCGCTGCGGGCGCTGATTATTCTGGTGGTGCTGGCGACGGTGCTGGTGCGCGTCGCGACGCGAGACGAGACATTCCCACGGCTGGCGCTGCTGTACAGCCAGTTCCTGAGCTTCTCGGCGATCGCGCTGGTCGTGATTTTCGCCCCGGAGCTCAGGCGCGCCCTGATGCGGATCGGCGAGCTGCCGGCGGCGAGGTCGCTCTTCGGGGTCGTGCAGTCGCAGAAGGACGTCGACGAGGTGATCGGCGCGATCACGGCGTCCGCGAAGCTGCTGAGCAAGAGCAAGTTCGGCGCGATCATGGCGATCGAGCGTCAGACCGGCCTTCGCGATTTCATCGAGGGCGGCAAGCGGCTCGACGCCGATATCTCGCAGGAGCTGCTGCTGTCGATCTTCTGGCCCAACAACCCGCTGCACGACATGGGCGTGGTGGTGCGAGGGAAGAAGATCATCGCGGCGGGCGTGCAGTTCCCCCTGGCGGAGCCCAACGAGATCGCGGACCCGAACCTCGGGACGCGTCACCGGGCGGCGGTGGGGCTCTCGCGCGTGTCCGACGCGCTCATCGTGGTGGTGAGCGAGGAGACCGGCGCGATCAGTCTGGCGGAGTCGGGGCGGCTCAAGCGATGGCTCTCGGTCGAGGCGCTCGACGAGGAGCTCCGCCGAGGGCTGAAGCGGATGATGCAGCCCCCCGAGGGCGTGGAGCTGGACTACGGCGAGGAGACCCCTCCCGATGCGCCGACGATCATCGAGTCGCGCTCCGAGAGCGCCGACGCCGGCAAGCCCGCGCAGGGAGGGCGCTGA
- a CDS encoding EAL domain-containing protein, which yields MRSDKQPPTSTPTGTTPQPWPDLSKLIRDQLVRAVFQPIVSLRRAEVEAVEALTRPLPESGFADPGVLFAAADAFGKAWELERLTRDTIADAARALPPGRKLFFNSGPKVFSDPRFPDEIRRFSERSGLTPDRFVLEITERAETQHNEGLTANVRALRAEGYQIAVDDMGAGSSGLNRVMALRPQWLKLDRELVEGIHEDTYRQNLIRFLGYFARLGGAGVVAEGIEHIEELSVLIDLGVDSVQGFLLGKPGAIDQVLAPEMRSWLLERAETATPESTPVERLHSIETLAINAAACAIEPNPSETPLDPASTIAETLARLAERDDLDMMPPLPLATGNGQREVVRIPDLLRAAAKQLALQTSHRSPLYGLPDSVECDRTVDRLISSGDDRDAAIIDVRGMSGYNSAVGFELGDLLLRHLSTILRTATTGMARIYVGHLGEDRFLIVAPEGSLPTIAEEIILRFERASIRFARNSDGAPEAKSPSLSTEPAAGQWLAPPSLRVLVLPGVFRKVRSSRELRRAAEAARDTRADTNQQGSRIFVHEVAPSQTFATRASEAA from the coding sequence ATGCGTTCGGACAAGCAACCACCCACTTCGACGCCCACCGGGACCACGCCGCAACCCTGGCCCGATCTCTCGAAGCTGATCCGCGATCAGCTGGTCCGGGCGGTCTTCCAACCCATCGTCAGTCTCCGACGAGCCGAGGTCGAAGCGGTCGAAGCGCTCACGCGCCCGCTGCCCGAGTCCGGCTTCGCCGACCCGGGCGTGCTCTTCGCCGCCGCCGACGCGTTCGGGAAAGCGTGGGAACTCGAGCGCCTCACACGCGACACGATCGCCGACGCGGCCCGCGCCCTGCCGCCCGGGCGCAAGCTCTTCTTCAACAGCGGCCCAAAGGTCTTCAGCGACCCGCGGTTCCCCGATGAGATCCGGCGGTTCAGCGAGCGCAGCGGGCTGACGCCGGACCGCTTCGTTCTCGAGATCACCGAGCGCGCCGAGACGCAGCACAACGAGGGGCTCACCGCGAATGTGCGCGCGCTGCGCGCCGAGGGCTACCAGATCGCCGTCGACGACATGGGCGCCGGCTCCAGCGGGCTCAACCGCGTCATGGCGCTAAGGCCCCAGTGGCTCAAACTCGATCGCGAGCTCGTCGAGGGCATCCACGAGGACACCTACCGCCAGAACCTCATCCGATTCCTCGGGTACTTCGCCCGTCTCGGCGGCGCAGGCGTCGTCGCCGAGGGCATCGAGCACATCGAGGAACTCAGCGTCCTCATCGACCTGGGCGTCGACAGCGTGCAGGGCTTCCTGCTGGGCAAGCCCGGCGCGATCGATCAGGTCCTCGCGCCCGAGATGCGCAGCTGGCTCCTCGAACGCGCCGAGACCGCCACGCCCGAGAGCACCCCGGTCGAGCGCCTCCACAGCATCGAGACGCTCGCCATCAATGCCGCCGCGTGCGCGATCGAACCCAACCCTTCCGAGACGCCGCTCGACCCGGCGTCCACCATCGCCGAGACGCTTGCGCGCCTCGCCGAGCGCGACGACCTCGACATGATGCCCCCTCTGCCCCTCGCCACCGGGAACGGGCAGCGCGAGGTCGTCCGCATCCCCGACCTCCTGCGCGCCGCGGCCAAGCAGCTCGCGCTCCAGACTTCCCACCGCTCCCCGCTCTACGGGCTGCCCGACAGCGTCGAGTGCGACCGCACCGTCGACCGGCTCATCTCCAGCGGCGACGACCGCGACGCCGCGATCATCGACGTGCGCGGCATGTCGGGGTACAACTCCGCCGTCGGCTTCGAGTTGGGCGACCTGCTGCTGCGACACCTCTCGACGATCCTGCGCACCGCGACCACCGGCATGGCCCGGATCTACGTGGGGCACCTCGGGGAAGACCGGTTCCTGATCGTCGCGCCAGAGGGGTCGCTCCCCACGATCGCCGAAGAGATCATCCTCCGCTTTGAGCGCGCCAGCATCCGTTTCGCTCGAAACAGCGACGGCGCACCCGAAGCGAAGAGCCCATCGCTCTCGACCGAACCCGCCGCCGGGCAGTGGCTCGCGCCACCGTCCCTGCGCGTGCTGGTGCTGCCGGGCGTTTTCCGAAAGGTGCGCTCGTCGCGTGAGCTGCGCAGAGCCGCGGAAGCCGCTCGCGACACGCGAGCCGACACCAACCAGCAGGGCTCGCGGATCTTCGTCCACGAGGTCGCGCCGAGCCAGACGTTCGCCACCCGGGCGAGCGAAGCCGCCTGA